The following proteins come from a genomic window of Polyangiaceae bacterium:
- a CDS encoding DUF1285 domain-containing protein: MKPGDHPEFFRLPPPPGRSRESTIVLDRQGRFWHDGELVTHTGMARAFASWIDVHPDDGRFILQNGYDWSYFEVEDVPYFVTGIAVRDGGVTLSLSDGSEELLAPESVSVGDSDAVYLRVKNGRFEARLTPAAQTALAPILHAGEDGEPELWVAGRRHRIGPRKRVSSTH, translated from the coding sequence GTGAAGCCGGGGGATCACCCCGAGTTCTTTCGCCTTCCGCCGCCTCCGGGACGCTCCCGGGAGAGCACCATCGTGCTGGATCGTCAGGGGCGTTTTTGGCACGACGGCGAGCTCGTGACCCACACCGGTATGGCGCGGGCGTTCGCGTCCTGGATAGACGTTCACCCGGACGACGGCCGTTTCATCCTCCAGAACGGCTATGACTGGAGCTACTTCGAGGTGGAGGACGTGCCCTACTTCGTCACCGGCATCGCCGTGCGCGACGGCGGCGTGACGCTTTCTTTGTCCGACGGAAGCGAGGAGCTCCTCGCGCCGGAGTCGGTGAGCGTGGGGGATTCGGACGCCGTCTACCTGCGGGTGAAGAACGGACGGTTCGAGGCCCGCCTGACGCCGGCGGCCCAGACTGCGCTGGCCCCCATCCTCCACGCCGGGGAGGACGGCGAGCCCGAGCTCTGGGTCGCTGGGCGCCGCCATCGGATCGGCCCTCGGAAGCGGGTTTCGTCCACGCACTGA
- a CDS encoding CRTAC1 family protein, translating into MRRAFLLGSTVLVLFACSSESSDGGGSGGAAGAAGAPACEMHATSGTPTFTKRTDEWGLATVTGNRLVAVDLDGDDYPDLVVHSVTTNANGRDPLDGGTPKLMHVLMNRPGPNGGRTFVDETVASGYGTPRDGGAGLRSAQLVVAADVDNDGDLDLFSGSYTDNSKVKSPPAPADTDRSEILLNDGSGKFSLGPKLEPNASLGLPTSAATFADVDRDGQIDLFVVGWYQSYGTSYVGTQARLQLGQGDGSFVENTANAGLLTDEVGFDEGTNHRPAYGTTSCDVDGDGDMDLLVSAYGRQFNQLYLNDGAGNFWDAGKDTGFAGDENVDFSDNQMFLCWCTTSNAPECPANPQPIISCDNAGWSSFDEKPWRNNGNTFATACSDITGDGVMDLYNAEIHHFWAGEGSDSSQLLVGDVSSGQIHFNRPGNDATGMVWPHPTAGWNEGGLMAAAADLDNDGRDDVLVAASDYPDQYGLIFHQKDDGTFEEVGESWGLHHPCASGLAVADFDRDGDLDVVVGSGTARDCGKIWSDNFVHFYENDASDKGKWLAVRLKGKAGVNAAAIGARVTVSAGPESIMKEVGGGYGHFGMQNDLVLFFGVGACEKVDVSVRWPDGALTTEAVGVKNTGQLVTIEGPEQ; encoded by the coding sequence ATGCGGCGGGCTTTTCTTCTGGGGTCGACGGTATTGGTGCTCTTTGCGTGCTCGTCGGAGAGCAGCGATGGAGGAGGTAGCGGAGGCGCTGCCGGAGCGGCCGGAGCTCCGGCGTGCGAGATGCACGCCACCAGTGGCACCCCCACGTTCACCAAACGAACGGACGAGTGGGGGCTCGCCACCGTCACGGGTAATCGTCTCGTCGCGGTGGATCTGGACGGCGACGACTACCCGGACCTGGTGGTCCACTCCGTCACCACCAACGCCAACGGCAGGGATCCGCTGGACGGCGGGACGCCGAAGCTGATGCACGTGCTGATGAACCGTCCCGGGCCGAACGGCGGGCGCACCTTCGTGGACGAGACGGTGGCCAGTGGCTATGGCACGCCGCGAGATGGCGGCGCGGGGCTCCGCTCGGCCCAGCTGGTGGTGGCCGCGGACGTGGACAACGACGGCGACTTGGACCTGTTCAGCGGCAGCTACACCGATAACTCCAAGGTGAAGTCCCCACCCGCGCCGGCGGACACGGATCGCAGCGAGATCCTCCTGAACGACGGCAGTGGCAAGTTCAGCCTGGGCCCGAAGCTCGAACCGAACGCCAGCCTCGGCTTGCCTACCAGCGCCGCGACCTTCGCGGACGTGGATCGCGATGGTCAAATCGATCTGTTCGTGGTGGGTTGGTACCAGAGCTACGGCACGTCCTACGTGGGCACCCAGGCCCGGCTGCAACTGGGCCAGGGCGACGGAAGCTTCGTGGAGAACACCGCGAATGCCGGGTTGCTCACGGACGAGGTCGGCTTCGACGAAGGCACCAACCACCGTCCCGCCTACGGCACCACTTCGTGTGACGTGGATGGGGACGGCGACATGGATCTGCTGGTGAGCGCCTATGGTCGGCAGTTCAATCAGCTGTACCTGAACGACGGCGCCGGCAATTTCTGGGATGCCGGAAAGGATACGGGCTTCGCCGGCGACGAGAACGTCGACTTCAGCGATAACCAGATGTTCTTGTGCTGGTGCACCACGAGCAACGCGCCGGAGTGCCCCGCGAACCCGCAACCCATCATCAGCTGTGACAACGCGGGCTGGAGTAGCTTCGACGAAAAACCGTGGCGCAACAACGGCAACACCTTCGCTACGGCCTGCTCGGACATCACCGGGGACGGCGTGATGGATCTGTACAACGCGGAGATCCACCACTTCTGGGCGGGGGAGGGCAGCGACAGCAGTCAGCTCTTGGTGGGCGACGTCTCGAGTGGCCAAATCCACTTCAATCGTCCCGGGAACGACGCCACCGGCATGGTGTGGCCACACCCCACCGCCGGCTGGAACGAGGGCGGCTTGATGGCAGCCGCGGCGGACCTGGACAACGACGGTCGAGACGACGTGCTCGTCGCCGCCAGCGACTACCCGGATCAGTACGGCTTGATCTTCCATCAAAAGGACGACGGCACCTTCGAGGAGGTCGGCGAGTCCTGGGGGCTGCACCATCCCTGCGCCAGCGGGCTCGCCGTCGCAGACTTCGATCGCGACGGTGATCTCGACGTCGTCGTGGGCTCGGGCACGGCCCGAGACTGCGGCAAGATCTGGAGCGACAACTTCGTCCACTTCTACGAGAACGACGCGTCCGACAAGGGCAAGTGGCTCGCCGTACGCTTGAAGGGCAAGGCGGGCGTGAACGCAGCCGCGATTGGCGCGCGCGTCACCGTCAGCGCGGGCCCGGAGTCGATCATGAAGGAAGTGGGTGGCGGCTACGGTCACTTCGGCATGCAGAACGACCTGGTGCTGTTCTTCGGAGTGGGCGCCTGCGAGAAGGTCGACGTGAGCGTGCGCTGGCCGGACGGCGCGCTGACGACCGAGGCCGTGGGGGTGAAGAACACGGGCCAGCTCGTGACCATCGAGGGACCGGAGCAGTGA
- the infB gene encoding translation initiation factor IF-2: MSKVRVYEVARDLGMDNKALVALFQSVGVTEVRNHMSAVAPEAVERVKRHLEKQSSEKVVEERIRPTVVKRRVKKAEARPAPAPAPERVREAPAPPPPPEKSVPVQAAPEPERAPEPVSAPAPEPEKSVPVQAAPEPTPEPVKEAPTPESEKQPATAAAPAPAPAPEPVEQAPAPESEKKPAAAAAPPPPPPPARPSAPPPRPSSPPKTGIDVWEGRPGVPMPQPPRGGPTPRRVQYDAKAGGGLGGRGRGPMMGGRMGGRGMRNRGLGSLSRSKGSGQPVTQERSAHKKVVKIEENIALQGLAQKISVKATDVLMKLMRLGMTGVNINSTLDADTAKIVANEFGWEVEDVAVSEADAIVAAQGLSTEEQEDREPRPPVVTVMGHVDHGKTSLLDKIRKANVVAGEAGGITQHIGAYSVETSNGRITFLDTPGHAAFTAMRARGAQTTDVVILVCAADDGVMPQTIEAINHAKDAGVPIVVAINKCDKPDAQPERVRRELSEHGLVPEEWGGETLSAEVSAVTGDGIDDLLEKVLLQSEVLELAANSDKPAVGVVVEAELDRGKGPVATILVQDGTLRRGDVILAGGAYGKVRAMHDDRGRNVAEAGPSTPVSIIGLNDVPSAGDPVHGVTDMKKAQEIAETRKTKERRSLLPSTGKFSLEDIAKAMGEAEQLDLKVIIKADVQGSVEALEEALTKLSTEKVKVSVVNSVVGAITEGDVNLAVAAGAIIIGFNVRPAGKAATLAQKEGIEIRQYNVIYNVVDDVKLAMEGLLAPTLVEKVIGQAEVRQTFRISKAGTIAGCMVTQGVVRRNASARLLREGSVIWSGKVSSLKRFKDDVREVKEGFDCGIGLEGENDLKEGDIVEFFEIEEVKQTL, translated from the coding sequence ATGAGTAAGGTGCGTGTCTACGAGGTCGCCCGCGATCTGGGCATGGACAACAAGGCTCTGGTGGCCTTGTTCCAGTCGGTAGGGGTTACCGAGGTGCGCAATCACATGAGCGCAGTTGCTCCCGAGGCGGTGGAGCGCGTGAAGCGCCACCTGGAGAAGCAGAGCAGCGAGAAGGTGGTGGAAGAGCGCATCCGCCCCACCGTCGTGAAGCGTCGTGTGAAGAAGGCCGAGGCGAGGCCGGCGCCCGCTCCCGCCCCCGAGAGGGTCAGGGAAGCGCCCGCGCCGCCGCCGCCCCCCGAGAAGAGCGTTCCCGTGCAAGCGGCGCCGGAGCCCGAGAGAGCCCCCGAGCCCGTCAGCGCCCCTGCGCCCGAGCCCGAGAAGAGCGTACCCGTGCAGGCAGCGCCGGAGCCCACACCGGAGCCGGTGAAGGAAGCGCCCACGCCGGAGTCGGAGAAGCAGCCGGCTACCGCTGCCGCGCCCGCGCCCGCGCCCGCGCCGGAACCGGTGGAGCAAGCGCCCGCGCCGGAGTCCGAGAAGAAGCCGGCCGCTGCTGCCGCACCGCCCCCCCCGCCGCCGCCAGCGCGTCCGTCGGCACCGCCGCCCCGGCCATCGAGCCCGCCGAAGACGGGCATCGACGTGTGGGAAGGTCGTCCTGGCGTGCCCATGCCGCAGCCCCCGCGCGGTGGACCCACGCCTCGCCGCGTGCAGTACGACGCCAAGGCCGGTGGCGGCCTCGGTGGTCGCGGTCGCGGTCCGATGATGGGCGGTCGCATGGGCGGCCGAGGCATGCGCAACCGCGGCCTGGGTTCGCTCTCGCGTTCCAAGGGCAGTGGTCAGCCCGTGACCCAGGAGCGTTCCGCCCACAAGAAGGTCGTCAAGATCGAGGAGAACATCGCGCTCCAGGGTCTGGCGCAGAAGATCAGCGTCAAGGCCACGGACGTGCTCATGAAGCTCATGCGCTTGGGCATGACCGGCGTGAACATCAACAGCACGCTGGACGCCGACACCGCGAAGATCGTGGCCAACGAGTTCGGCTGGGAGGTCGAGGACGTCGCGGTGAGCGAAGCGGACGCCATCGTCGCGGCCCAGGGCCTGAGCACCGAAGAGCAAGAGGACCGCGAGCCGCGGCCCCCGGTGGTGACGGTCATGGGTCACGTCGACCACGGCAAGACCAGCCTGCTGGACAAGATCCGCAAGGCGAACGTCGTGGCCGGTGAGGCCGGCGGCATCACCCAGCACATCGGCGCCTATTCCGTGGAGACGTCCAATGGGCGCATCACGTTCCTGGACACGCCCGGTCACGCGGCGTTCACCGCCATGCGCGCTCGCGGCGCTCAGACCACGGACGTGGTGATCCTGGTCTGTGCGGCGGACGACGGCGTGATGCCGCAGACCATCGAAGCCATCAACCACGCCAAAGATGCGGGCGTTCCCATCGTGGTGGCCATCAACAAGTGCGACAAGCCCGACGCGCAGCCCGAGCGGGTGCGCCGCGAGCTTTCGGAGCACGGTTTGGTGCCCGAGGAGTGGGGCGGCGAGACGCTTTCGGCAGAGGTCAGCGCCGTCACGGGGGATGGCATCGACGACCTACTCGAAAAGGTGCTGCTGCAGTCCGAGGTGCTGGAGCTGGCGGCCAACTCCGACAAGCCCGCGGTGGGCGTGGTGGTGGAGGCCGAGCTGGATCGCGGCAAGGGGCCGGTGGCGACGATCCTGGTGCAAGACGGCACGCTGCGCCGCGGCGACGTGATCTTGGCGGGCGGTGCCTACGGCAAGGTTCGCGCGATGCACGACGACCGCGGACGCAACGTTGCTGAAGCAGGGCCCTCCACTCCGGTGTCCATCATCGGTCTGAACGACGTGCCTTCCGCCGGCGATCCGGTGCACGGCGTCACGGACATGAAGAAGGCCCAGGAGATCGCCGAGACGCGCAAGACCAAGGAGCGCCGGAGCCTGTTGCCCAGCACCGGCAAGTTCAGCCTGGAAGACATCGCCAAGGCGATGGGCGAAGCCGAACAGCTGGATCTGAAGGTCATCATCAAGGCGGACGTGCAGGGCTCGGTGGAAGCGCTGGAAGAGGCGCTCACCAAGCTATCCACGGAGAAGGTGAAGGTGAGCGTCGTGAACTCGGTGGTGGGCGCCATCACCGAGGGTGACGTGAACCTCGCGGTCGCCGCCGGCGCCATCATCATCGGGTTCAACGTGCGCCCCGCGGGCAAGGCCGCGACCTTGGCTCAGAAGGAAGGCATCGAGATCCGTCAGTACAACGTCATCTACAACGTCGTGGACGACGTGAAGTTGGCGATGGAGGGCCTGCTCGCTCCGACGCTGGTGGAGAAGGTCATCGGCCAAGCCGAGGTGCGGCAGACGTTCCGCATCAGCAAGGCCGGAACCATCGCCGGCTGCATGGTCACGCAGGGTGTCGTTCGCCGCAACGCGAGCGCACGGCTCTTGCGGGAAGGTTCCGTGATCTGGTCCGGCAAGGTCTCGAGCCTCAAGCGCTTCAAGGACGACGTCCGCGAGGTGAAGGAAGGCTTCGATTGCGGTATCGGCCTCGAGGGCGAGAACGACCTCAAGGAAGGCGACATCGTCGAGTTCTTCGAGATCGAAGAAGTGAAGCAAACCCTGTGA
- a CDS encoding DUF503 domain-containing protein: MHIPGARSLKERRMVVKSFKDRVRARLPVSVAEVGDVERYQLATLGVVVVARDSDRCREVLSAASSVARQLSNAVLSDVKSEILPFGEGGKSLRGGIEHALESDTGEFGFTDVEDLAPETFEAPPGERK, encoded by the coding sequence TTGCACATCCCCGGCGCTCGTTCCCTGAAGGAGCGCCGGATGGTGGTGAAGAGCTTCAAGGATCGCGTCCGCGCCCGGCTGCCCGTATCGGTGGCCGAGGTGGGGGACGTGGAGCGCTACCAGTTGGCCACACTGGGGGTGGTGGTGGTGGCGCGGGATTCCGACCGCTGTCGGGAGGTGCTGAGCGCGGCCAGCTCCGTGGCGCGGCAGCTTTCGAACGCCGTACTCTCTGACGTCAAGAGCGAGATCCTGCCCTTTGGCGAAGGCGGCAAGAGCCTCCGCGGGGGCATCGAGCACGCGCTCGAGAGCGATACCGGAGAGTTCGGCTTCACGGACGTGGAAGACCTCGCGCCGGAGACCTTCGAGGCGCCGCCAGGAGAACGGAAATGA
- the nusA gene encoding transcription termination/antitermination protein NusA encodes MSMAAQAGFDVDLGGIVEQVAQEKGIDKQILIETMEAAILKAAQAAFGPNRELEARFNEDSGHIDLFQYMTVVEEVEDPEREIALDVARKHGLEAEIGEELGFQVFWHPRDADKARQQDKDFGAVLDMKQARSAFGRIAAQTAKQVLLQRVRDAERDIIYNEYKDRQGQLIRGIIRRFEKGHNIIVDLGRTEGILPSREQTPRETYRPGDRVVAFVKDIDREARGPMIILSRASPRLVEKLFEAEVPEIYEGIVKIVSVAREPGSRSKISVTTRDSDVDPVGACVGIKGSRVQAVVQELRGEKIDIVPYDRDPARYIINAIQPAEVNKVIVDEADHRMELVVPDEKLSLAIGRKGQNVRLASQLTGWKLDIISESKFKQMEEESLQALREIDDVSEELARAMYRLGFRALEEIAEATVEELVPIQGVGTPEAAQDLKVRAEQAMERLRKSRIDEASSRAEPLTERDKLRFVRGVGMRTLQLLDEAGYKTVTDLAREDPDRLAIRTGLGIKKARQVQNGAVYFMETEAKEIEEARLAHAARAAEAAPAAEPETASPTETPAES; translated from the coding sequence ATGAGCATGGCAGCGCAAGCGGGCTTTGACGTCGATCTCGGAGGCATTGTCGAGCAGGTTGCCCAAGAAAAGGGCATCGACAAGCAGATCCTCATCGAGACGATGGAAGCCGCCATCCTTAAGGCAGCCCAGGCCGCATTCGGTCCCAACCGCGAGCTCGAAGCACGCTTCAACGAAGACTCGGGCCACATCGACCTGTTCCAGTACATGACAGTGGTGGAAGAGGTGGAGGATCCGGAGCGCGAGATCGCTCTGGACGTGGCGCGCAAGCACGGGCTCGAAGCGGAGATCGGCGAAGAGCTCGGTTTCCAGGTGTTCTGGCACCCGCGGGACGCGGACAAGGCGCGCCAGCAGGACAAGGACTTCGGCGCCGTGCTGGACATGAAGCAGGCGCGGAGCGCCTTTGGTCGCATCGCGGCACAGACGGCAAAGCAGGTGCTGCTCCAGCGCGTGCGCGATGCCGAGCGCGACATCATCTACAACGAGTACAAGGACCGCCAGGGCCAGCTCATCCGCGGCATCATTCGTCGCTTCGAGAAGGGTCACAACATCATCGTGGACCTGGGCCGCACGGAGGGCATCTTGCCGTCCCGCGAGCAAACGCCACGAGAGACGTACCGCCCCGGGGATCGCGTGGTCGCGTTCGTGAAGGACATCGACCGAGAGGCCCGCGGCCCGATGATCATCCTCAGCCGCGCGTCGCCGCGGCTGGTGGAGAAGCTGTTCGAGGCGGAGGTGCCGGAGATCTACGAAGGCATCGTGAAGATCGTGAGCGTGGCTCGCGAGCCCGGCTCCCGCAGCAAGATCAGCGTGACCACTCGGGACTCCGACGTAGATCCGGTGGGCGCCTGTGTGGGCATCAAGGGCTCGCGGGTGCAGGCCGTGGTCCAGGAGCTTCGCGGCGAGAAGATCGACATCGTGCCTTACGACCGTGATCCGGCCCGCTACATCATCAACGCGATTCAGCCCGCGGAGGTGAACAAGGTGATCGTGGACGAGGCGGATCATCGGATGGAGCTCGTGGTTCCGGACGAGAAGCTGAGCCTCGCCATCGGCCGCAAGGGCCAGAACGTGCGCCTCGCCTCCCAGCTCACGGGCTGGAAGCTCGACATCATCAGCGAGAGCAAGTTCAAGCAGATGGAGGAAGAGAGCCTCCAAGCACTGCGCGAGATCGACGACGTGAGCGAAGAGCTGGCGCGTGCCATGTACCGCCTCGGCTTCCGCGCCCTGGAAGAGATTGCGGAAGCCACCGTGGAAGAGTTGGTACCGATCCAGGGCGTGGGCACGCCGGAAGCCGCTCAGGATCTGAAGGTCCGGGCCGAGCAGGCCATGGAACGCCTGCGCAAGAGCCGGATCGACGAAGCGTCCAGCCGTGCGGAACCGCTCACGGAGCGCGACAAGCTCCGCTTCGTGCGCGGCGTCGGCATGCGCACGCTGCAGTTGCTCGACGAAGCCGGCTACAAAACGGTCACGGATCTCGCTCGCGAGGATCCGGATCGCCTCGCCATTCGCACGGGTCTCGGGATCAAGAAGGCGCGCCAGGTACAGAACGGCGCCGTCTACTTCATGGAGACCGAGGCCAAGGAAATCGAAGAGGCACGGTTGGCTCACGCCGCCCGAGCGGCGGAGGCCGCTCCGGCAGCCGAGCCAGAGACCGCGAGCCCGACGGAAACCCCCGCAGAGAGCTGA
- a CDS encoding D-3-phosphoglycerate dehydrogenase, protein MKVLVADKLTEASLDEMRTLGAEVVYRPELRPADLGTALEDVNVLVVRGTQVTAEAIRAGKALNLIIRAGAGVSKIDVKTASERGIYVANCPGKNAWGVAELTMTLIGCLDRRVPDAVASLRSGKWEKDELAKARGLRGRTLGIVGLGHVGRAVAKIALAHGMDVWAWSRSLTPQRAADIGVQCAGSLLDLAKKSEVLTVHLELNERTQGMISRKVLEALPDGAFFVNTARAELVDYEALAELAPKKRLRLGLDVYPGEPESRSGAFDPAILKAGFAYGTPHIGASTDEGQTAIANETVRILRGFIVKGDVPNVVNISQASRARYQLVIRHLDRVGALANVLMVLKRHGINIQELENTVFEGGKAGCAKVRTDTRPSEACLTEIMAFSDEVLHVDLVTLPNLA, encoded by the coding sequence ATGAAGGTGCTGGTCGCGGACAAGCTCACGGAGGCGAGCCTCGACGAGATGCGCACTCTGGGCGCGGAGGTCGTCTACCGACCCGAGCTGCGCCCCGCGGATCTCGGAACGGCTCTCGAGGACGTCAACGTGCTCGTGGTACGCGGCACGCAGGTCACGGCGGAGGCGATTCGCGCTGGCAAAGCGCTGAATCTCATCATTCGCGCCGGCGCGGGAGTCAGCAAGATCGACGTGAAAACCGCCAGTGAGCGTGGCATCTACGTCGCCAACTGTCCGGGCAAGAATGCGTGGGGCGTGGCGGAGCTCACGATGACGCTCATCGGCTGCCTGGATCGCCGAGTGCCGGACGCCGTCGCCAGCCTGCGCTCCGGCAAGTGGGAGAAGGACGAGCTCGCCAAGGCTCGCGGTTTGCGCGGGCGTACCTTGGGCATCGTCGGTCTCGGTCACGTGGGGCGCGCCGTTGCCAAGATCGCGCTCGCTCACGGTATGGACGTGTGGGCGTGGAGTCGTTCGCTCACGCCTCAGCGCGCGGCAGACATCGGAGTGCAGTGTGCCGGCAGCCTTTTGGATCTCGCCAAGAAGAGCGAGGTGCTCACCGTGCACCTCGAGCTCAACGAACGCACGCAAGGCATGATCTCCAGGAAGGTGCTGGAGGCCCTGCCGGATGGGGCGTTCTTCGTGAACACCGCTCGCGCGGAGCTGGTGGACTACGAAGCACTCGCCGAGCTGGCCCCCAAGAAACGCCTGCGCCTCGGTCTGGACGTGTACCCGGGGGAACCGGAATCTCGCAGCGGGGCGTTCGATCCGGCCATTTTGAAGGCGGGTTTCGCCTACGGAACGCCCCACATCGGGGCCTCCACGGACGAAGGGCAAACCGCCATCGCCAACGAGACGGTGCGCATCCTTCGAGGCTTCATCGTGAAGGGCGACGTGCCCAACGTGGTGAACATCAGCCAGGCTTCTCGCGCGCGCTATCAGCTCGTCATCCGTCACCTCGATCGCGTCGGCGCCTTGGCCAACGTGCTGATGGTGCTCAAGCGTCACGGCATCAACATCCAGGAGCTCGAGAACACCGTGTTCGAAGGTGGCAAAGCGGGCTGCGCGAAGGTGCGTACGGATACGCGACCGAGCGAGGCGTGCCTCACGGAGATCATGGCGTTCAGTGACGAAGTCCTCCATGTGGATCTAGTGACGCTGCCGAACCTCGCCTGA
- a CDS encoding RNA polymerase sigma factor yields the protein MSRGISSLATDSAPRIEERDDDRSVPDELLALLYRQVAALVGPRRELDDIVQAAAERALRSLPRFEGRSALSTWTYSIAYRAVVDHDRWFRRWRRRFVLAEDEPVPERCSSFDGEAAMMELRRARRLHQVLSELPPAKRAVVVLHDLEGMPLKDVAEVVGANERTVRSRLRDARKKLAALLAEDPLFRTEVTP from the coding sequence ATGAGCCGCGGTATTTCCAGCTTGGCGACGGACTCCGCCCCTCGAATCGAGGAACGGGACGACGACCGCAGCGTGCCGGACGAGCTCTTGGCGCTCTTGTACCGCCAGGTGGCGGCGCTGGTAGGACCGCGGCGCGAGCTGGACGACATCGTCCAAGCCGCCGCCGAGCGTGCCCTCCGCTCCCTGCCCCGCTTCGAAGGGCGCTCGGCGCTCTCCACCTGGACCTACAGCATTGCCTACCGCGCGGTGGTGGATCACGACCGCTGGTTCCGGCGCTGGCGTCGACGCTTCGTGCTGGCGGAGGACGAGCCCGTGCCCGAGCGCTGCTCTTCCTTCGACGGCGAGGCGGCCATGATGGAGCTCCGTCGCGCGCGGCGCCTGCACCAAGTGCTGTCCGAGCTGCCGCCGGCGAAGCGCGCCGTGGTGGTGCTGCACGATCTCGAGGGCATGCCGCTCAAAGACGTGGCCGAGGTAGTGGGGGCCAACGAGCGAACGGTGCGGTCGCGACTGCGCGACGCCCGAAAGAAGCTCGCGGCGCTGCTCGCCGAAGACCCGCTGTTCCGAACGGAGGTGACGCCATGA
- a CDS encoding ribosome maturation factor RimP, giving the protein MHVAHERLTGLDRDRVLAVVEPVLRAHGVEGVELVWRTDRGGWLLELTIERPDSRIPGAGITIDLCSEISRDLSAALDLADVIPQRYTLEVGSPGLERALYGARDYERFAGQLAKIKLAQPLADGQRVIRGNLHGLDDAGRVVVETDHGVQSFELDAIDSARLVFDWKSQSSQNDRPKGKKNARRRAAGSQR; this is encoded by the coding sequence ATGCACGTTGCACACGAACGACTCACGGGTCTCGATCGCGACCGCGTCCTCGCGGTGGTGGAGCCCGTGTTGCGTGCGCACGGCGTGGAAGGTGTCGAGCTCGTGTGGCGGACGGATCGCGGCGGTTGGCTCCTCGAGCTCACCATCGAGCGGCCGGACTCTCGCATCCCGGGTGCGGGCATCACGATCGACCTCTGCTCCGAGATTTCGCGAGACCTGTCTGCGGCTCTCGACCTGGCTGACGTCATCCCCCAGCGCTACACGCTGGAGGTCGGCTCGCCGGGGTTGGAGCGCGCGCTGTACGGCGCGCGGGACTACGAGCGCTTCGCCGGACAGCTGGCCAAGATCAAGCTGGCCCAGCCCCTGGCCGACGGCCAGCGGGTGATTCGCGGAAACCTGCACGGTTTGGACGACGCCGGGCGCGTCGTCGTGGAAACGGATCACGGCGTGCAGAGCTTCGAGCTCGACGCCATCGACAGCGCACGATTGGTTTTCGATTGGAAGAGTCAGTCGTCGCAGAACGATCGGCCGAAGGGCAAGAAGAACGCCCGTCGGCGAGCAGCCGGTTCTCAGCGGTAG
- the rbfA gene encoding 30S ribosome-binding factor RbfA, whose product MSEGRRARRVAELLRMHVTQLIARELGDPSLDALVITTVDVPDDLSIARIGVRLMVGDDDDKARKRSLRSLHRASGRLRRMLAPRLELRRVPELSFSYDTGHDAERRVEELLEEIHAESPED is encoded by the coding sequence ATGAGTGAAGGGCGTCGCGCGCGAAGGGTGGCGGAGCTGCTCCGCATGCACGTGACCCAGCTCATCGCGCGGGAGCTCGGGGATCCGAGCCTCGACGCGCTCGTGATCACCACGGTGGACGTGCCGGACGACCTCTCCATTGCCCGCATCGGCGTACGGCTGATGGTGGGGGATGATGACGACAAGGCGCGGAAACGCTCGCTCCGGAGCCTGCACCGCGCCAGCGGCAGATTGCGGCGCATGCTGGCGCCGCGGCTCGAGCTGCGGCGCGTTCCGGAGCTGTCGTTCTCCTACGACACCGGACACGACGCCGAGCGACGCGTGGAAGAGCTTCTGGAAGAGATCCACGCCGAATCCCCCGAGGACTGA
- a CDS encoding DUF448 domain-containing protein: MTTRKKQPVRTCVGCRAEDQSSHLVRVVLGPDGEVFVDLAGRAFGRGAWVHATPKCIGQAAPRGLSRSFKTRVTTTAAELSHGMAQAAERRATSLILAARAAGKLAVGTDAVEAALGNGTARLVVVATDARAVAKRHAVQQAVSDGRAVAHGTKERLGALLNRAETGVLAVLDAGIATTLSQTIAMIHMPEPEVREVHRTDASREDG; this comes from the coding sequence ATGACGACCCGAAAGAAGCAGCCGGTGCGCACCTGCGTCGGCTGTCGGGCGGAGGACCAGTCTTCGCACCTGGTGCGGGTGGTTCTCGGCCCGGATGGAGAGGTCTTCGTGGACCTGGCCGGCCGTGCCTTCGGCCGAGGTGCTTGGGTGCACGCGACGCCCAAGTGCATCGGCCAAGCCGCTCCCCGCGGGCTTTCCCGGAGCTTCAAGACGCGCGTGACGACCACCGCGGCGGAGCTCAGCCATGGGATGGCGCAGGCCGCGGAGCGTCGGGCCACCAGCCTGATCCTGGCCGCCCGCGCCGCCGGCAAGCTGGCCGTGGGGACGGACGCGGTCGAGGCTGCGCTCGGAAACGGGACCGCCCGGCTGGTGGTGGTCGCAACGGACGCCCGGGCCGTTGCCAAGCGGCACGCGGTGCAGCAGGCCGTGAGCGATGGGCGAGCGGTCGCCCATGGAACGAAAGAGCGGTTGGGCGCGCTCCTCAATCGAGCGGAAACCGGCGTGCTTGCGGTGCTCGATGCCGGAATTGCCACCACGCTGTCACAGACTATCGCGATGATTCACATGCCTGAGCCGGAGGTACGGGAGGTTCACCGTACCGACGCTTCCAGGGAGGACGGATGA